TGTACAGgatttttattcataattttccAAACTTgaaaatcagcatataaaagGGTAAACAAAGTGCAACATGTTCATGCAGTGTGATATTAACCAGTCATGAACAGAAATCTGCCTGTAACTAGGAAGTAGTAAAAGCATATTGCTAAATAGATCATGTCgcatttgtcttttgggaaatgGATATTTCCCTGAGCATGATGATATCCAATCACATCCAGTAAGTTGAACCAGATATGATTTCATTGTTTTGTGACCGTGTCATATTCCATGGTGTATAAATGTCACGTTTTCCTCACCCAATCATTTGTTAGTGGGTGCATCTTGGCTTGGCTATTGTGACTGAACATGGGGGTATAGCTAAGCAGAAGAATATGATCTCAAAAGGAACTTCACTCTGTGTGACTCCAGCTGCATGACATTGTGAAGGAAAAAATGCAAAGACAGTAAAAAGACCAGTTGTTGGCGTCGGCATGGTACAACAACAGCTGCTTGTGATATCAGCATACTATGTTGGAGGGCCAGGTGAAATGGCAGATGTTTTAGTTCTGAAGCACCTTCCAGATAATGCTAGAGAAACAGCGGTGGAAGATGGCTTGAGTGTGAAGGTGACTGCCACCATGGGAGACCAAGACGATGCTTGCAGATCcaagtttatgtcccagctccggttgttgggatcatttggggagcaagctaataggagatattctctctctccttctctctctctctctcttaaataaataaacacgatggctcagtgactaaatgctCACATTGCCaatgcagagatcccatatgggtgctagttcatgttccgATGAgtccatttccctttcagctccctgcttatggccagcgagagcagtagaggatggcccaaagatgggtaagaagaagagggagagagggaggaaggaaaaatctGTAATACCTTAGAATTGTATATATGAACTATGTTTAAACAGTTTTTGTGTTAAGGTGACACTAGCTTCAAAACATAATGTATTGTATGATGTAAAAATGTCACATTTTACTATCTCTTCTAATCCTATACCCTAACAAGAATTTGGAAGATGAATTGGTAATAAGTTATATGCATAAATCagtgaaatggcttgggaagaTGACCTTACATAGTATATACCAAAGAAGAGTCATGGTGtgaacaaagaaatcttaaagtTTGTAAGCTTGCATTTAAAATACGATTTGACTTCACTTTTTGAATGGCATTTTGTATTGttaaataaaaatggattttCAGAGTATTAAAAACTAGTCAAACAATGAACAAGAATAGTTGTTATTAGGACCCATGTGCTAGGACAATAACAGCAAAAAAGTAAACAgctgtatttcaaaaataattttgaagttcTTTACTGGTATGCACAACAGGAGAGTGATGCTTCCAGACTTTCAGGGTCTTTGTTTCCTTTGGAAAGGGAACTCGTCATGAGGTATACGATATCTGTGAAAGGCTATCACACGGTACAGATTGAATTCAGCCAAATTCCTTCATGCAATCATAAAGGAAGCACAGCAGTTGAGgaaaggacagagaggaggaatgccTGATTTCAAAGCCCCGTCCATTGTGTAATATAATAGGCTTAAGAAGAATTCTGTTTGGTATCTAGTATGTTTAGGCTTTGAAAATGCAGCAATTTCTACATACAGAATGTATGTATGAGCAGACAACAGTGTAAACTCACGTCAATTAAGGGTCATGCTCAGAGTTATGCTGAATTAGGCAAAGAGTATTTTATCTCATGATCTAGAGATAACATCATCGCGTACATATGGATGTTGACATTCACACTCAAGATCTTGCCTTGAAGCACAAGCACTCCTGTCACAGAGGACTGGACCATCTCTATGGACCAGTAATGGACCAAGGCAGCCTCCCTTGACTGTGATCTGAATGGTACAACAACAGCTTTGGCCAACGTGGTGCTATTCAGGATACATATTCTTCAGAGTTGACTAAATCACTGCCCCAGATTTTCAGTGTCTGAAATTATCAGGCAGTGTATAATTTGACTTCATTCATTGTGAAATAGAAAATCATAGTGCGATAGCATCTAACTATTTCAATTCCTAAACCTGTTAGAATTTACACTTTTATCTCCATCACAGTCCCAGGAATCTCTACTTTAGCTTTTGTAACTGATTGCATCTTccaattaaatgttttaaatagaaaattcagTGTCATTTTTGTTTTACCTGGGAAACTCAATTTTGTACAAGTGATGACAATCGCATTCTAGTCAATTGTTAGTGAGGGAAGCTCTTCCTTGGCtgagtgtttttaatttttgttcttgcCTTACAAATAGGCATACTAATAAATAGATGGTTCGGAATACTAACAATTCAACATTGAACCGAAATCTGCAATTAATAacttgttcttttaaaatattttacttataagatttattatatttatttgaaaggcagaatgagagatagatagagagagagagagagactccatttgatagttctttccccaaatggctgcaataggtaggcctgggccaggtcagagccaagagtccagctctctgcccaggTCCTGCACGTAGATTGCATGAGTCGGAGTGCTGGAGgcctcttctgttgccttcccaagatgagcagggagctgaatcagatgtgAACAGTCTTGTATTAAACTAGTGTTCTGACATGTGATGTTGGTGTTTCAGATCAGCAGCAACAAACAGGTAACATCCAGTTGACATACctattttttgtgttttcagcGTAAGTATTTACTCTGTTTCAAAGTATTCCTTCACTCCAAATGAGTAGcaaatatttccatttatttaaagttttatttatttgaggtttGTTTTTTCCCATAAGATGAAGTAAATGATAATTGGTTAGCTCTAAAAGCAAGCAACTTTCCCAAGTTGTATAGTTTCCCAAGGTGTGTAATTGAACACACTTTTCATTTGACATTTCCACAGTTGTTGCTCTAAATCACTAACACACTGGagtaaaaaaaattgattgaGTCAAAATGTAGTTTCATAAGACTGCTGatccaaaataaatattaaatgacaaCAATGTCATTTACCTCACCTTCcagactgaaaaacaaacaaaggcAATGGAATGAACGGAGAACAGTACCTGAGCTCAACCACACAATCAGGACCAACACCAAGGTCTTCTGGACCCAGGTGCTGCAATGCCACCTGCTTTCCTCGTCTGCTTTCTCACTTCCTGCAGCCAGACATTCTAACAGTTAACCTCTGTTCCATGAATATATGTAAATTTAGAAAGATGTAAAAAATAAGATCCTATTTTACGTAGTCACGAtctttataatattttatgaTGTTGGTAAACATGATTGAGCCTCAAAGTATAATAATAGGTTTCTATTTTACTTATGTTGATATCTACATGTTCTTATCCACTCTTGAATATGTAAATGATACTCATATGTTTCTAAATGTGTGTATTAATATTCACTGATCACAGTCTCCATTTagagaatatatatttaaatttactcTGCATAAGGTATTATCTATCCTTCCATTTAATCCAATTACAGTGTTGTGAGATATGGTTGTATATCATGTTAAATTTAATAAATTCAATGATTATGCCCTgtggaagtaaaaataaaagtgattaaTGTCATAATATTGCCAACCATTGTACCTGACACTAGTAATAGAATGCATTATCATATTTTACATCATACTGTATACcagaattaattttctttttttttttttttaaagagaaggttATGAAAGAGTAACGTCATAGATTTTTTTCTGGatgttgaaaaaataagaaagtgaaccacatgaaaatggaaaacaaaatctaAGGGTAAAAATGCTATGATCAAAAGATCAAATGAAGTCTGTTTGTAGAAGGAAAAAATTCTCTCTGGGAAGTTGATAAGCATGAGACACCTCACTGGTAATAAGCACTGGAAATGAATGCAAAAGGGAGTGTAAAGAGGATGACCCTGAAATGTAAATCGGACAAAGAGAAGGCCAAGAAAGAAAACTGTGCCTCTCAGAAATGAGCCTAAGTCATTTTTTTGTTGCAGATAACACTTTAGGTGGATCCCACTTTGGGAAAATAGGAAAACCGTATAAACTTTTTGGAACATGTGTTCAGAATGGTTATAAAAGTAAATTCGCTTTTTTAGTTGACTCCCTAATTTTTGGAATAAATTTTATTATGTTCATAGCTAAAAGGGTGCTTTTCAGGCTGATAAGATGAAAAATTTTCCAATTTTGCTGCTTTGTTACTTTGTATAGATAACAGGTGATCAGATTTATTTGCTCAAaatactgttttcatttcttaatcTGAAACACGTGTTTGATATTTGAATAAATTTCTTGATGTAAGAGTTTTACACTTGCTTAATATATTGTTTCTAGGAGCAGGAGCCATACCAATCAGTGTAAGTATATGAACATAACAATATTTATTAGGACATTAGTGAGTATGAATGATACAAAATTCTTAATAATTAATTCTGCTTATGCAATTTCAAATTTTGTCACTTGAGAACATACTTATTttctcaccagaaaaaaaaagtagtgtaaTAATTTCACTCTAACTGGCTAGCTaagcaatttcaaaaattttaatgaatgtgTCCTCTGTGCTGGCAAACAGATTAATGAGCTGCCTCAAGTGAATGAGCAAGTTGGAATGATGAAAGATGGTCACAGGGTTCATCACACATTATGCTCAGGATATATAAGCATTCCCCTCCACAGGTTGACATTCACACTCAGAATTGTGTCTTACACAGAACCTGACACACTGCTCCTGACACCATGAGCTTCTACGGCAGATACTACAGAGGCCTTGGCTTCGGCTACGGAGGGTTTGGAGGCCTGAGCTATGGTCATGGCTGTGGCTGTGGAAGCTTCCGCAGACTGCACTGTGGATATGGCTCCGGCTTTGGAGGCTATGGATATGGCTCCGGCTTTGGAGGCTATGGAtatggctctggctttggaggCTGTGGATATGGCTCCAGCTTTGGAAATTTCAGATATGGCTGCTGTCGCCCATTGTACTATGGTGGTTATGGTTTCTCTAGCTTCTACTGAACTTATGTTCTCATAAACCAGCATCTTTTACAATGAATGCATGTTCTAAAACATTCTTAAGTTGGTACTCTGAAATCATCATGTTATTTGATAGGTAAAATCTAAAAATGtcataaattctttgtttttgagcGGTACACCATCTCTCCAAGCATATTCATTAATTGGCTTAAGAAATCTTTATATTCAAGTCTCAATAAATAATctaatttaaaaca
This sequence is a window from Ochotona princeps isolate mOchPri1 chromosome 3, mOchPri1.hap1, whole genome shotgun sequence. Protein-coding genes within it:
- the LOC101516032 gene encoding keratin-associated protein 19-8-like isoform X2 gives rise to the protein MSFYGRYYRGLGFGYGGFGGLSYGHGCGCGSFRRLHCGYGSGFGGYGYGCCRPLYYGGYGFSSFY
- the LOC101516032 gene encoding keratin-associated protein 19-3-like isoform X1, with the protein product MSFYGRYYRGLGFGYGGFGGLSYGHGCGCGSFRRLHCGYGSGFGGYGYGSGFGGYGYGSGFGGCGYGSSFGNFRYGCCRPLYYGGYGFSSFY